In Nitrospirota bacterium, the DNA window ATTATAGGCGGGTTCGGGAGATTCAAAGGGATGCAGGTTGTTGTTATAGGCCATCAGAAGGGTACAGGTACGAAGGATAAGATATACAGAAACTTTGGGATGCCGAATCCTGAAGGTTACAGAAAGGCATTACGCCTTATGCACCTTGCTGAGAAGTTTAAAAAACCTATTCTCACTTTTATTGACACACCAGGTGCATACCCGGGTATAGGAGCTGAAGAGCGCGGTCAGTCAGAGGCAATTGCAAGAAACCTTTTTGATATGTGCATGATAAAGGTACCGATTATAGTTTCAGTTATAGGTGAAGGGGGAAGCGGAGGGGCGCTTGCTATCGGGGTCGGTGACCGCATTATCATGTTTGAACATTCAATCTATTCCGTTATCTCCCCCGAAGGCTGTGCTGCAATACTCTGGGGCGACGGGTCAAGGGCAGCAGAGGCCGCAGACACACTTAAAATGACTGCACAGGATCTGAAAAGGCTTGGGGTAATAGACCTGATAGTTAAAGAACCCA includes these proteins:
- a CDS encoding acetyl-CoA carboxylase carboxyltransferase subunit alpha; this translates as MAKELLEFEKPLIEIEEKIEKLRSYVHVEDPKINSEIEKLSKRSHDLLDRIYAKLTPWQKAQVARHPNRPTTSDYINIFIENFIELHGDRHYADDPAIIGGFGRFKGMQVVVIGHQKGTGTKDKIYRNFGMPNPEGYRKALRLMHLAEKFKKPILTFIDTPGAYPGIGAEERGQSEAIARNLFDMCMIKVPIIVSVIGEGGSGGALAIGVGDRIIMFEHSIYSVISPEGCAAILWGDGSRAAEAADTLKMTAQDLKRLGVIDLIVKEPIGGAHRDPEIAAQNLKDTIAKAIKEIETIPGDKLAVMRYEKFKKMGAYKD